A stretch of the Pseudorasbora parva isolate DD20220531a chromosome 13, ASM2467924v1, whole genome shotgun sequence genome encodes the following:
- the tspan36 gene encoding tetraspanin 36 — translation MDCGIITSKSVLLLLSLIFWGAGAALAYVGSYVIKSYNSFEDFVSDKYSIIPAAIIIGVAVVMFVIGTVGCCATLRESKVGLGFFLLIILIIFAAEVTAFVFGFIYRGRIKGDLEKSMKDVFQKYDGLNTETHAVDYLQSQLECCGVNNFTDWTATPWFGQHNNSVPHSCCKANATQCTGGLAQLDLLNTQGCEAKLEQMLQDVLSYAMLVILGFAIIKFFGMLSICVITCRSKKNDYQPLYA, via the exons GGAGCTGGAGCTGCCCTTGCATATGTTGGTTCTTATGTGATAAAGAGCTACAACAGCTTTGAAGACTTTGTGTCTGATAAGTACAGCATCATCCCAGCAGCCATTATAATCGGTGTGGCTGTGGTCATGTTTGTCATCGGAACCGTTGGCTGCTGTGCAACTCTGAGAGAGTCCAAAGTCGGTTTAGGCTTT TTTCTTCTCATCATCCTGATAATCTTCGCAGCCGAGGTGACCGCTTTTGTGTTTGGCTTCATCTACAGGGGCAGA ATTAAGGGTGACCTAGAAAAGTCAATGAAAGATGTCTTCCAAAAGTATGACGGTCTGAACACTGAAACACATGCAGTGGATTACTTGCAATCTCAA TTGGAGTGCTGTGGGGTGAATAACTTCACAGACTGGACTGCAACACCATGGTTTGGTCAGCATAACAACTCTGTGCCACATTCCTGCTGTAAAGCAAACGCTACGCAATGCACTGGTGGACTCGCCCAACTAGATCTTCTGAATACACAG GGATGTGAAGCTAAACTGGAGCAGATGCTTCAGGATGTGCTTAGTTATGCAATGTTGGTCATCCTGGGATTTGCCATCATAAAG ttttttggaaTGCTCAGCATTTGTGTCATCACCTGCAGAAGCAAGAAGAATGACTATCAGCCTCTGTATGCATGA